A genomic window from Agrobacterium tumefaciens includes:
- a CDS encoding LLM class flavin-dependent oxidoreductase, giving the protein MTIAAPADTLPAPFRPKRRLGFNTRVSFNDDAGPAQGLREGIELFKAAEQLGYQSGWAYQRHFDHYLSSPLPFFAAAGQHTHHITLGSAVIPMRYQDPILLAEAAGTTDLLIDGRLELAISTGANATFDAVFGTVDTDARTEARHRQTRFLSAIAGDVLHRVEGGQSNPEGTELRVTPHSPTLRTRIRQGAASIGSAVQAAELGIGLISGTVQHDQAEGESFGQYQARIIEAFRSTWRKTWKTEPPPVAVAASILVGTTTELREKYAAYDLERRTKGIAASRPKGALEQAAQPAGYQISPVFQGTPDQVLEAVFNDPGLAAADEVVLFLPPAFGLAENIQLLSDLASTVAPSLGWSPISSS; this is encoded by the coding sequence ATGACCATCGCCGCACCCGCCGATACTCTGCCTGCGCCCTTCCGCCCCAAACGACGGCTCGGATTCAACACCCGGGTCTCCTTTAACGACGATGCCGGACCGGCGCAGGGGCTGCGTGAAGGCATCGAACTCTTCAAGGCCGCCGAACAACTGGGCTATCAGTCTGGCTGGGCCTATCAGCGGCATTTCGATCACTATCTATCCTCGCCGCTGCCGTTCTTTGCCGCAGCCGGCCAGCACACCCATCATATCACGCTGGGTTCAGCGGTCATCCCGATGCGTTATCAGGATCCGATCCTGCTCGCCGAAGCAGCCGGCACCACTGACCTCCTGATTGACGGGCGGCTGGAACTTGCCATCTCGACCGGTGCAAACGCCACTTTCGATGCGGTGTTCGGCACGGTCGACACCGATGCCCGCACGGAGGCCAGGCACCGCCAGACACGCTTTCTTTCGGCAATCGCGGGCGATGTCCTGCACCGTGTCGAAGGGGGGCAGTCCAACCCGGAGGGCACCGAACTGCGTGTAACGCCGCACAGCCCGACGCTTCGCACGCGTATTCGCCAGGGCGCGGCAAGCATCGGCTCGGCGGTGCAGGCGGCAGAACTCGGCATCGGCCTCATCTCGGGAACCGTCCAGCACGATCAGGCCGAAGGCGAGAGTTTCGGACAGTATCAGGCGCGGATCATCGAGGCTTTCCGGTCCACATGGCGCAAGACATGGAAAACGGAACCGCCGCCGGTTGCCGTCGCCGCCTCCATTCTGGTCGGCACCACGACCGAACTTCGGGAAAAATACGCTGCCTATGATCTGGAGCGGCGCACCAAGGGTATCGCCGCCTCTCGCCCCAAAGGCGCCCTCGAACAGGCAGCCCAGCCGGCGGGCTACCAGATTTCGCCGGTCTTTCAGGGCACGCCCGATCAGGTGCTGGAAGCGGTGTTCAACGATCCGGGCCTTGCGGCAGCCGATGAGGTCGTGCTGTTTTTGCCACCAGCCTTTGGTCTTGCCGAAAACATCCAGCTGCTGAGCGATCTCGCAAGCACGGTGGCGCCGAGCCTCGGCTGGTCGCCCATCTCCTCTTCCTGA
- a CDS encoding FAD-binding protein codes for MSALPSALSDALRNRFGERFSTAQASREQHGRGESHHTPAIPDAVVFAESTDDVAETVRLCAIEGIPVIAFGTGTSLEGHLTAVRGGVSVDLSRMSKIVRISAEDLDCTVEAGVTREQLNTYLRDMGLFFPIDPGANASIGGMAATRASGTNAVRYGTMRENVLSLTVVLPNGQVIRTGGRARKSSAGYDLTRLFVGSEGTLGIITEVTLRLYGIPETISAALCSFEDVEKAVAAAITVVQLGIPVARMELMDRGLIEAVNAYSNLSLKVEDTLAFEFHGSPAGVQEQVEMVAAIVEDNGGRDFEWANAPEDRNRLWKARHNAFYAVVSQRPNARGWSSDVCVPVSELSGCIVKTRELLRDCSVPAAILGHVGDGNYHVVFAVDPANQTELDEVAAINKKMVQHAISVGGTSTGEHGVGTGKIAYLRQEHGDAVDLMAVIKNAIDPTGIMNPGKILPGRQETL; via the coding sequence ATGAGCGCACTGCCTTCCGCTCTTTCGGACGCTTTGCGCAACCGTTTCGGCGAGCGCTTTTCCACCGCTCAGGCCTCGCGGGAACAGCATGGCCGTGGTGAATCCCACCATACGCCGGCGATCCCCGATGCCGTCGTTTTTGCCGAGAGCACGGATGATGTTGCGGAAACCGTCCGGCTTTGCGCCATTGAAGGTATTCCCGTCATCGCCTTCGGCACCGGCACCTCGCTCGAAGGCCATCTGACGGCGGTGCGCGGCGGCGTCTCGGTTGACCTGTCGCGCATGTCGAAAATCGTCCGCATCAGCGCAGAGGACCTCGACTGCACGGTGGAGGCAGGCGTCACGCGCGAACAGCTGAATACATATCTGCGCGATATGGGCCTGTTTTTCCCGATCGACCCGGGCGCCAATGCCTCGATCGGCGGCATGGCCGCGACGCGCGCGTCGGGCACCAATGCCGTGCGTTACGGCACCATGCGGGAGAATGTGCTGTCACTCACGGTCGTCCTGCCCAATGGCCAGGTGATCCGCACCGGCGGGCGAGCACGCAAATCGTCAGCCGGCTATGATCTGACGCGGCTTTTTGTCGGCTCGGAAGGAACGCTCGGCATCATTACAGAAGTGACGTTGCGCCTTTACGGCATTCCGGAAACCATCTCGGCCGCGCTCTGCTCTTTCGAAGACGTCGAAAAGGCGGTTGCCGCAGCCATCACGGTGGTGCAGCTCGGCATTCCCGTCGCCAGAATGGAACTGATGGACCGTGGCCTGATCGAAGCCGTCAACGCCTATTCCAATCTTTCCCTCAAGGTCGAGGACACGCTCGCCTTCGAGTTCCACGGCTCGCCGGCCGGCGTTCAGGAACAGGTGGAGATGGTCGCCGCGATCGTGGAAGACAATGGCGGCAGGGATTTTGAATGGGCGAATGCGCCGGAGGACAGAAACCGCCTGTGGAAAGCCCGTCACAATGCGTTTTATGCCGTGGTCTCACAGCGCCCGAACGCCAGGGGCTGGTCCTCCGATGTCTGCGTGCCCGTCTCTGAATTAAGCGGCTGCATCGTAAAGACCCGTGAATTGCTGCGCGATTGCAGCGTACCCGCCGCCATTCTCGGCCATGTGGGCGACGGCAATTATCACGTGGTCTTCGCCGTCGACCCTGCCAACCAGACGGAACTCGATGAGGTGGCGGCAATCAACAAGAAGATGGTGCAGCACGCCATCTCGGTCGGTGGTACCTCCACCGGCGAGCACGGGGTCGGCACCGGCAAGATCGCTTATCTTCGGCAGGAACACGGTGATGCGGTTGATCTCATGGCCGTCATCAAAAACGCCATCGATCCGACTGGCATCATGAACCCGGGCAAGATTTTGCCCGGCCGCCAAGAAACGCTCTGA
- a CDS encoding ABC transporter permease, translated as MTFSSNPYPPGTSLADRLAGFRIPVTVALSFAVITLVIAWSLAPGLFTSHSPINGVPTDKLLGPSLEHWFGTDHLGRDLYARVVYGTASSVSSALVAVVIGVFAGGLIGLLAGFLGGWVDVVLARLVDVLLAIPKFLLAVIVVTAIGFETINAAIATGVSAVAVFARVTRAEVIKTRQATFVEASFLLGGSRWFILLRHVLPNASRSVLPLAVLQFGESILVIASLAFLGYGDPPPASDWGLLISIGKDYLKWPWLVYAPAFVTIATVLSVNRISRWLRKTD; from the coding sequence ATGACCTTTTCTTCAAACCCTTACCCGCCGGGCACGAGCCTCGCCGACCGGCTGGCGGGCTTTCGGATACCGGTAACCGTGGCGCTGTCCTTCGCCGTCATCACGCTTGTGATTGCCTGGTCGCTCGCGCCCGGCCTCTTTACCAGCCATAGCCCGATCAACGGGGTTCCCACGGACAAGCTGCTTGGTCCAAGTCTCGAGCACTGGTTCGGCACCGACCACCTCGGCCGCGATCTCTATGCCCGCGTCGTTTATGGCACCGCCTCCTCCGTCTCGAGCGCCCTCGTCGCAGTGGTCATCGGCGTGTTCGCCGGCGGTCTCATCGGGCTTCTGGCGGGCTTTCTCGGCGGTTGGGTCGATGTCGTCCTCGCCCGGCTGGTCGATGTGTTGCTGGCAATTCCAAAATTCCTGCTGGCCGTCATCGTTGTTACCGCCATCGGCTTCGAGACAATCAATGCCGCAATCGCCACCGGTGTCTCGGCCGTCGCCGTCTTCGCCCGCGTTACGCGTGCAGAGGTCATCAAGACGCGACAGGCGACATTCGTGGAGGCCTCCTTCCTGCTCGGCGGCTCGCGCTGGTTCATTCTTCTGCGCCACGTCCTGCCCAACGCATCACGCTCGGTGCTGCCGCTTGCCGTGCTGCAATTCGGCGAGTCGATCCTCGTGATCGCCAGCCTTGCCTTTCTCGGATACGGCGACCCGCCGCCCGCCTCCGACTGGGGCCTGCTGATCTCGATCGGCAAGGACTACCTCAAATGGCCGTGGCTGGTATACGCCCCCGCCTTCGTCACAATCGCGACCGTCCTCTCTGTAAACAGGATCAGCCGATGGCTACGCAAGACAGACTGA
- a CDS encoding molybdopterin-dependent oxidoreductase: MDNYRTHSSHWGAFSGSYRNGKLDIRPHPGDPHPSPLLGNLPAIADSSARIRRPAIRRGWLEGKPDNARMRGADDYVEVSWQQATDIVAKELQRVYADFGPQAVFGGSYGWSSAGRFHHAQSQVHRFLNVLGGYVCSVNTYSSGAAMVIIPHVLGPYDHFDRKSVTWDAIERSSELIVAFGGMALRNTDVHGGGNSVHIVPQKLKGASARGARFVLISPLKDDFPKELNAEWLPVTPGTDVALMLGLAHVLVAEGLHDREFIDRYTVGYQRFEDYLLGRTDGVAKSPEWASGICGIGADTIKELSRAMANARTLITVSHSLQRADYGEQPVWLGIVLAAMLGQMGLDGGGYSYSLGALGNVGKSLLAVPLPTLNQFKNPVADFIPVARIADMLLNPGDDYDYNGQRLRYPDIRLVYWAGGNPFHHHQDINRLRAAFRRPETIIVHETAWTSSARHADIVLPATTTLERDDIGAADRDPLMIAMKKLIEPVGEAKDDYEIFSGIARRLGKFEAFTEGRSSREWLAFLYETTRGALAAGGHEAPDFETFWERGEIGLPLKPDDGGPARAFRDDPSTFPLKTPSGKIEIFSETIEGFGYDDCGGHPQWYSGRTTSEDAALYPLHLICNQPHQRLHSQLDYGAFSRSTKIRSREPVRINPEDAARRGIADGDIVRLFNSRGSCLAAAVLSTDVRHGVMQLATGAWFEAHDPQAEHAMCIHGNPNILTRDIGTSKLAQGSTGQITRVEVERFLGEAPPVRIFEKMAFANGVTEG; this comes from the coding sequence ATGGATAATTACAGGACCCACAGCTCCCACTGGGGTGCGTTTTCGGGCAGCTACCGCAATGGCAAGCTCGATATCCGTCCGCATCCGGGTGATCCACACCCTTCGCCTTTGCTCGGTAATCTCCCTGCAATCGCTGACAGCAGCGCGCGCATCCGGCGCCCGGCGATCCGGCGTGGCTGGCTGGAGGGAAAACCCGATAACGCCAGAATGCGCGGTGCGGATGATTATGTGGAAGTCAGCTGGCAGCAGGCGACGGATATCGTTGCAAAAGAGCTTCAGCGTGTTTACGCGGATTTCGGCCCGCAGGCCGTATTCGGCGGGTCCTACGGATGGTCCAGCGCCGGCCGCTTCCATCACGCGCAAAGCCAGGTTCACCGCTTTCTGAATGTCCTTGGCGGCTATGTGTGTTCCGTCAACACCTATAGTTCCGGCGCGGCGATGGTCATCATTCCGCATGTTCTCGGACCCTATGACCATTTCGACCGCAAGAGCGTGACCTGGGATGCGATAGAGCGCAGCAGCGAATTGATCGTCGCTTTCGGCGGTATGGCGCTCAGAAACACGGATGTGCATGGCGGCGGCAACAGCGTGCATATCGTGCCGCAGAAGTTGAAAGGCGCATCTGCGCGCGGCGCGCGCTTCGTGCTTATCAGCCCGCTGAAGGACGATTTTCCGAAGGAGCTGAATGCTGAATGGCTGCCGGTCACACCCGGCACCGATGTTGCGCTGATGCTCGGCCTCGCCCATGTTCTCGTCGCCGAGGGCCTGCATGATCGCGAATTCATCGACCGCTATACTGTCGGCTATCAGCGTTTCGAGGACTACCTGCTGGGCCGGACCGATGGCGTCGCGAAAAGCCCCGAATGGGCATCCGGCATCTGCGGCATCGGCGCCGACACGATAAAGGAACTGTCCCGCGCCATGGCGAACGCGAGGACATTGATCACCGTCAGCCATTCTCTTCAGCGCGCCGATTATGGCGAGCAACCCGTCTGGCTGGGCATTGTCCTGGCCGCCATGCTGGGCCAGATGGGCCTCGACGGCGGCGGTTATTCCTATTCCCTTGGCGCTTTGGGCAATGTCGGCAAGAGCCTGCTGGCCGTTCCCCTGCCGACACTCAATCAGTTCAAAAACCCGGTTGCGGATTTTATTCCCGTCGCACGCATCGCCGATATGCTGCTCAATCCGGGTGACGACTATGATTATAACGGCCAGAGATTGCGCTATCCCGATATCCGCCTGGTTTACTGGGCGGGCGGCAACCCGTTTCACCACCATCAGGACATCAACAGGCTGCGGGCGGCTTTCAGAAGGCCGGAGACCATCATTGTCCATGAGACCGCATGGACATCGTCCGCACGTCACGCCGATATCGTGCTGCCGGCGACAACAACGCTGGAGCGCGACGATATTGGCGCGGCCGACCGCGATCCCCTGATGATTGCGATGAAAAAGCTGATCGAGCCGGTTGGCGAGGCGAAGGATGACTATGAAATCTTCTCCGGGATCGCACGCCGCCTCGGCAAATTCGAAGCCTTCACCGAAGGCCGCAGCAGCCGGGAATGGCTTGCCTTCCTCTACGAAACGACGCGTGGGGCGCTCGCCGCCGGCGGGCACGAAGCGCCCGATTTCGAGACATTCTGGGAGCGTGGAGAGATTGGCCTGCCGCTAAAGCCGGATGATGGAGGGCCTGCACGGGCCTTCCGGGACGATCCGTCCACCTTCCCGCTGAAGACGCCATCCGGAAAAATCGAAATCTTCTCCGAGACGATAGAAGGTTTCGGTTATGATGATTGCGGCGGCCATCCGCAATGGTATTCCGGCAGAACGACATCGGAAGATGCGGCCCTTTATCCGCTGCATCTCATCTGCAACCAGCCGCATCAGCGGCTGCACAGCCAGCTCGACTATGGCGCTTTCAGCCGCTCCACAAAGATCAGGAGCCGCGAACCCGTGCGTATCAACCCCGAAGATGCCGCCCGTCGTGGCATTGCCGATGGCGATATCGTCCGGTTGTTCAACAGTCGCGGCAGTTGCCTTGCCGCAGCCGTTCTGAGCACGGATGTTCGCCACGGCGTGATGCAGCTGGCCACGGGTGCGTGGTTCGAAGCGCATGACCCGCAGGCAGAACATGCCATGTGCATTCATGGCAATCCGAACATCCTGACCCGCGATATCGGCACCTCGAAACTGGCGCAGGGTTCCACCGGCCAGATCACCAGAGTGGAGGTCGAGCGTTTCCTCGGGGAAGCGCCTCCGGTGCGGATTTTCGAAAAGATGGCATTTGCGAATGGCGTGACGGAGGGATGA
- a CDS encoding ABC transporter permease, producing MSNAYLTYAAKRLGQAVVVILLAYVFTFVVVSILPGDPITSVLRNPQNGFTEQEIAEIIAAQGLDRPVIVQLWSSLSGFLTGDLGISMRSNRPVATLIAEVLPSTLVLASTGLAVALFLAMAVAYGTQVIPKRYGQGLLRGFPSLFLSTPNFVIGLILIHLFGFQLRLFRVIEPDSFWATLFAAITIGIPFSAQIAEVLIANLDKEAEQEYAAVARSRGIGQARLFAQHLLKPASLPVVTVIAITVGELIGNSLITETVFGRTGLGSLVQRSVSTQDLPVLQAIVSLGAVVFVLVNLIADLLYPLLDPRVKIVDGQKRRPAIADETSTTKAVTP from the coding sequence ATGAGCAATGCCTACCTAACCTACGCCGCAAAACGGCTTGGCCAGGCGGTCGTCGTCATACTGCTGGCTTATGTCTTCACCTTCGTGGTCGTCAGCATCCTGCCTGGCGACCCGATAACCAGTGTGCTGCGCAACCCGCAGAACGGGTTTACCGAACAGGAAATCGCGGAAATCATCGCCGCGCAGGGCCTCGACAGGCCAGTAATCGTGCAACTCTGGTCGTCACTGTCAGGCTTTCTGACCGGCGATCTGGGCATCTCGATGCGCTCCAACCGGCCCGTTGCGACCTTGATCGCCGAGGTGCTGCCTTCCACCCTGGTGCTGGCATCCACGGGACTTGCCGTCGCCCTGTTTCTGGCGATGGCGGTTGCCTATGGAACCCAGGTCATTCCGAAACGCTATGGCCAGGGATTGCTCCGGGGTTTTCCTTCGCTGTTTCTATCAACACCGAATTTCGTGATCGGCCTGATACTCATACATCTCTTTGGCTTCCAGCTGCGCCTTTTCCGCGTCATCGAGCCTGACAGCTTCTGGGCAACGCTGTTTGCGGCAATCACGATCGGAATTCCCTTTTCCGCACAGATCGCCGAGGTGCTCATCGCAAATCTCGACAAGGAGGCGGAACAGGAATATGCGGCCGTCGCCCGCAGCCGCGGCATCGGACAGGCGCGGCTGTTTGCACAGCATCTGCTCAAGCCGGCCTCCCTACCCGTCGTCACCGTTATCGCCATTACCGTCGGCGAACTGATCGGCAATTCGCTGATCACCGAAACGGTCTTCGGACGTACCGGTCTCGGCAGCCTGGTGCAGCGCTCGGTGAGCACGCAGGACCTGCCTGTCCTGCAGGCGATCGTTTCGCTTGGTGCCGTGGTCTTCGTTCTCGTCAATCTGATTGCCGATCTGCTTTACCCATTGCTCGATCCGCGCGTGAAAATCGTCGATGGGCAAAAACGTCGCCCGGCCATCGCCGATGAAACATCCACCACCAAGGCGGTGACCCCATGA
- a CDS encoding 2-hydroxychromene-2-carboxylate isomerase, with product MTKTIDYFFGIGSPWAFLGLEPFAALAGEQNATIRPHIIPLIEDNGAIYSRNRPEARRAYWTKDLKRWAALRGKSLSFENRAALSDPTPAGFMVIAAIEAGEDWLKLTKALQGDFWEGGEDIGKAEIRRAIADKAGFDGKALDERGGSDAIAAIWKANYETAKTAGVFGLPTFRYEGELYWGQDSLPFLERHLKGEKLVA from the coding sequence ATGACAAAGACCATCGACTATTTCTTCGGCATCGGCTCCCCCTGGGCCTTCCTCGGCCTAGAGCCTTTCGCCGCCCTTGCCGGTGAACAGAACGCCACGATCCGGCCCCACATCATTCCGCTGATCGAGGATAATGGCGCGATCTATTCCCGCAACCGTCCGGAGGCGCGCCGTGCCTATTGGACGAAGGATTTAAAGCGCTGGGCCGCGTTGCGCGGCAAGTCGCTGAGCTTCGAAAACCGTGCCGCCCTTTCCGATCCCACCCCCGCAGGCTTCATGGTCATTGCCGCCATCGAGGCGGGCGAGGACTGGCTGAAGCTGACCAAGGCACTTCAGGGAGACTTCTGGGAAGGCGGCGAAGACATCGGCAAGGCCGAGATTCGCCGTGCAATCGCGGACAAAGCCGGCTTCGACGGCAAGGCGCTGGATGAGCGCGGCGGAAGCGACGCCATCGCCGCCATCTGGAAAGCCAATTACGAAACCGCAAAGACAGCCGGCGTGTTCGGGCTTCCCACATTCCGTTACGAGGGCGAACTTTATTGGGGGCAGGACAGCCTTCCCTTCCTTGAACGTCATCTCAAGGGCGAAAAACTGGTCGCCTGA
- a CDS encoding ABC transporter substrate-binding protein yields MTIRSSLFSFSRRGLLTTTLAGAIALLAATGPAPVEAADTPRNGGDITFLIDSLGDTWIPNNSAISSFQGHIWGHVADKLLYVDADGKVSPWLAERWEQNDNATEFTLHLKSGVTFSDGTPLDAAAVVANLDIWYAGRKAEGINPIGLFPKTYDRAEAVDATTVKVFFKKPTLGFIPTLGYHGSILISPKTIAQPATQQADLSKTSGSGPYVVESWKEGDYVKLVKRKDYNWGPAAVGHTGPAYLDSITYKLVTEPSLRVASVQSGQADVAYNASPQELKSLHEEGFTVATPRYLGFVNGWAVNTKLPPYDDVKVRQALQAGVNRQEIIDTVYTPDWKLAASFIQSNVPGATDHSDLLAYDPAKAEKLLDEAGWVKGADSIRTKDGKPLALTIHSNPYLATSKSVDELIAQQLGKLGWKVTIRSYDVVTYGEKVKFGGAAVPTYEVTRSFIDAGTVASILTNANNGENWFALDDRDATLNGLRDKIAGAGSFDERSPLLDQLQKYVLEQGYFIPRTQIVQRIYVQSPKLKGEVYNGVAYASYYTASLSD; encoded by the coding sequence ATGACGATACGTTCTTCCCTTTTTTCCTTCTCCCGCCGGGGCCTGCTGACGACCACTCTTGCAGGTGCAATCGCGCTTCTGGCGGCGACGGGGCCTGCTCCGGTCGAGGCAGCCGACACCCCGCGTAACGGCGGCGACATCACCTTCCTCATCGACTCGCTCGGCGATACCTGGATTCCGAACAACAGCGCCATCTCCAGCTTTCAGGGCCATATCTGGGGCCATGTGGCCGACAAGCTGCTTTATGTCGACGCAGACGGAAAAGTCAGCCCCTGGCTTGCCGAACGCTGGGAGCAGAACGACAACGCCACCGAATTCACGCTTCATCTCAAGAGCGGCGTAACCTTCTCCGACGGTACGCCCCTTGATGCGGCAGCAGTCGTTGCCAATCTCGACATCTGGTATGCCGGCCGCAAGGCCGAAGGCATCAACCCGATCGGTCTCTTCCCCAAGACCTATGACCGTGCCGAAGCGGTGGATGCAACGACGGTGAAGGTCTTCTTCAAGAAGCCGACACTCGGCTTTATTCCCACACTCGGCTATCACGGCTCCATCCTGATCTCCCCGAAGACAATCGCACAGCCCGCCACCCAGCAGGCGGACCTCAGCAAAACCTCCGGCAGCGGCCCCTATGTCGTCGAATCCTGGAAGGAAGGTGACTACGTCAAGCTGGTTAAGCGCAAGGATTACAATTGGGGTCCGGCAGCCGTCGGCCACACGGGCCCGGCCTATCTTGATTCCATTACCTATAAACTTGTGACGGAACCTTCACTGCGTGTCGCCTCGGTCCAGTCCGGTCAGGCCGATGTCGCCTACAATGCCTCTCCCCAGGAGTTGAAATCCCTGCACGAGGAAGGCTTCACGGTCGCAACGCCACGCTACCTCGGCTTCGTTAACGGCTGGGCCGTCAACACCAAGCTTCCTCCCTATGATGATGTGAAGGTTCGCCAGGCGCTTCAGGCCGGCGTCAATCGTCAGGAAATCATCGACACCGTCTATACGCCCGACTGGAAACTCGCCGCATCCTTCATCCAGAGCAATGTGCCGGGAGCGACCGATCACAGCGATCTCCTTGCCTATGATCCGGCCAAGGCCGAAAAGCTGCTCGACGAGGCCGGCTGGGTCAAGGGCGCCGACAGCATCCGCACAAAGGACGGCAAACCGCTCGCGCTGACGATCCATTCCAATCCCTATCTTGCCACATCGAAGTCTGTCGATGAGCTCATTGCCCAGCAGCTCGGCAAACTTGGCTGGAAAGTCACCATCCGCTCTTACGACGTCGTGACCTACGGCGAAAAGGTCAAGTTCGGTGGCGCCGCCGTTCCGACCTATGAGGTGACGCGCAGCTTCATAGACGCGGGAACGGTCGCCAGCATTCTCACCAACGCCAATAATGGTGAGAACTGGTTTGCGCTCGACGACCGCGACGCGACACTCAACGGATTGCGCGACAAGATCGCCGGCGCAGGCTCCTTCGACGAGCGCAGCCCGCTTCTCGACCAGCTGCAGAAATACGTGCTCGAGCAGGGCTATTTCATTCCGAGAACCCAGATCGTGCAGCGGATTTACGTGCAGTCGCCGAAGCTCAAGGGCGAGGTCTATAACGGCGTCGCTTACGCCAGCTACTACACCGCTTCCCTCAGCGACTGA
- a CDS encoding ABC transporter ATP-binding protein: MATQDRLTTTIDRSIAFAGRPQQAPAPLLRVDDLSVAYGRQEVVSNVGFELGRGKSLALIGESGSGKSTIARAVLRLLPSGGYATGRVTFGGQEILALPERSFRPLRGRAIGFVPQDPGNSLNPVRTIGAQAMEAAALLDEPDKAIRKALILETFAQVGLDNPNVVYDSYPHQLSGGMLQRVLIGLAVLPRPSLLVADEPTSALDVTIQKRILDLLSRLQHELDISLLLITHDLAIAAERADSLVVLKGGTIQEAGSTASVFSAPASAYARKLHADVPALNPDRYARLRDPGFRLLKAEAATERKIELKAVTKNFRVGDRVLTAVNNVSFNVPAGTTHALVGESGSGKTTTIRLLLGLEEPDTGTISVAGEELAGRSHASLRATWRHLQFVYQNPFTSLDPTWTVEQLVREPLDRFKIGTRAERLENVREALSNVGLGEHLLTRKPAALSGGQRQRVAIARALVLKPDVIVLDEPTSALDVSVQADIVDVLLSLQAKLGLTYVFVSHDLALVRQLAHTVSVMQRGRIVEHGTVLDIFDNPQHPYTASLLESIPSGAAAMARAPQALPRRVLDKEKIA, encoded by the coding sequence ATGGCTACGCAAGACAGACTGACCACAACGATCGACCGCTCCATCGCCTTTGCGGGCAGACCGCAGCAGGCTCCCGCCCCGCTCCTGCGCGTCGACGACCTCTCGGTTGCCTATGGGCGGCAGGAAGTCGTCAGCAATGTCGGTTTCGAACTCGGCCGTGGCAAGAGCCTTGCCCTCATCGGCGAGTCCGGTTCCGGCAAATCGACGATAGCCCGCGCGGTGCTTCGGCTTTTGCCGAGCGGAGGATACGCCACGGGTCGCGTCACCTTCGGCGGTCAGGAAATATTGGCTTTGCCGGAGCGCAGCTTCAGGCCGCTGCGGGGACGCGCAATCGGCTTCGTCCCGCAGGATCCCGGCAATTCGCTCAATCCTGTCAGGACAATCGGTGCGCAGGCGATGGAGGCGGCAGCCCTCCTCGATGAACCTGACAAGGCGATCCGCAAGGCCCTCATTCTCGAGACCTTCGCGCAGGTGGGGCTCGACAACCCGAATGTTGTCTACGATTCCTACCCGCATCAATTATCCGGCGGCATGCTGCAGCGTGTACTCATCGGGCTTGCGGTGCTGCCCCGCCCATCTCTGCTGGTCGCCGATGAACCTACCTCGGCACTGGATGTCACGATCCAGAAACGTATCCTCGACCTGCTTTCACGGTTGCAGCATGAGCTGGATATCAGCCTGCTCCTCATCACCCACGATCTGGCGATTGCCGCCGAGCGAGCAGATTCGCTGGTGGTCCTGAAGGGCGGCACCATCCAGGAGGCCGGAAGCACCGCCTCGGTCTTTTCCGCGCCCGCTTCCGCCTATGCAAGGAAACTGCATGCCGATGTCCCGGCCCTCAATCCGGACCGTTATGCCCGCCTGCGTGACCCAGGTTTCCGGCTGCTAAAGGCCGAAGCCGCCACGGAGCGGAAGATCGAGCTCAAAGCCGTCACCAAGAATTTCCGGGTCGGCGACCGGGTACTGACGGCGGTCAACAACGTATCTTTCAACGTGCCCGCCGGCACCACCCATGCCTTGGTCGGCGAGTCCGGCTCGGGCAAGACGACGACCATCCGGCTGCTGCTCGGCCTCGAAGAGCCCGATACCGGCACGATATCAGTAGCCGGCGAAGAGTTGGCCGGCCGCTCCCACGCATCGCTGCGTGCAACATGGCGGCATCTCCAGTTCGTTTACCAGAACCCTTTCACCTCTCTCGATCCCACATGGACCGTGGAGCAGCTGGTGCGCGAACCGCTCGACCGTTTCAAGATCGGAACCCGTGCGGAACGGCTGGAGAATGTCCGCGAGGCTCTTTCCAATGTGGGGTTGGGCGAACACCTGCTCACCCGCAAACCGGCGGCGCTTTCGGGCGGGCAGCGCCAGCGCGTTGCCATTGCCCGGGCGCTGGTTCTCAAGCCGGATGTAATCGTGCTCGACGAGCCAACCTCCGCGCTTGATGTCAGCGTTCAGGCCGACATTGTCGACGTGCTGTTGTCGTTGCAGGCAAAGCTCGGTCTGACCTATGTTTTCGTCTCCCATGACCTCGCACTGGTGCGCCAGCTCGCCCATACCGTTTCGGTGATGCAGCGCGGGCGTATCGTCGAGCACGGAACGGTTCTCGATATCTTCGACAATCCGCAGCATCCCTATACCGCGTCACTGCTGGAATCGATCCCGTCCGGCGCCGCCGCCATGGCCCGTGCGCCACAGGCTCTGCCCCGGCGGGTTCTCGACAAGGAAAAGATCGCATGA